Proteins from one Prevotella sp. E2-28 genomic window:
- a CDS encoding Gfo/Idh/MocA family oxidoreductase — protein MKKVITYGTYDLLHYGHIRLLERAKALGDYLIVGVTADGFDMARGKLNVEQSLIERIEAVRATGIADEIIVEEYEGQKIDDIRRFGVDIFAIGSDWKGKFDYLKEFCQVVYLDRTEGISSTELRSKEHSVRLGLVGESPILNKFARESQYVNGLAISGVCSENSRLLSDALKTQCLPMNRYEELLSNSDAIYIISNPRCHYEHIRKALEKGCHVMCESPIVINPEQLSELRQLAKAHNCLLFDSLKTAYAMAYSRLILLAKSGAIGQVMSVDATCTSMTNLEMSDERDMKYLWNSIGAWGPTALLPIFQLLGTNYNSKMITTHLMEDTSDFDTFTKIAFVYPHAVASLKVGQGVKSEGELVISGTKGYIYVPAPWWKTDYFEVRYENPADNRRYFYQLDGEGIRYMLVVFKRAIQTGTTAAYVDEQTSAAFVDVISDFYNKKDTIII, from the coding sequence ATGAAGAAAGTCATCACATACGGCACCTACGACCTGCTGCACTATGGGCATATCCGTCTGCTTGAGCGGGCCAAAGCCTTAGGCGACTACCTCATTGTTGGAGTCACAGCCGATGGTTTCGACATGGCTCGCGGAAAGCTGAACGTAGAGCAGTCGTTAATAGAGCGTATTGAGGCTGTACGTGCCACGGGTATTGCCGATGAGATTATCGTTGAGGAATACGAAGGACAGAAGATTGACGACATCCGTCGCTTTGGCGTTGACATCTTTGCCATTGGCAGCGACTGGAAGGGGAAGTTCGACTACCTTAAAGAGTTCTGTCAGGTGGTCTATCTGGATCGCACCGAGGGTATCTCCAGTACAGAGCTCCGCTCCAAAGAACATAGCGTACGACTGGGGTTGGTTGGTGAGTCGCCCATATTGAATAAGTTCGCGCGAGAGAGCCAATATGTCAACGGACTGGCTATCAGTGGTGTGTGTAGCGAGAATTCACGATTACTCTCTGATGCCCTGAAGACGCAATGCTTACCAATGAACAGGTATGAGGAACTGCTCAGCAATAGTGATGCCATCTATATCATCTCTAATCCGCGCTGCCATTACGAGCATATCCGCAAAGCGTTGGAAAAGGGCTGCCATGTGATGTGCGAGTCGCCTATCGTCATTAACCCTGAGCAACTTTCAGAACTACGCCAGTTGGCAAAAGCCCATAACTGTCTGCTCTTCGACTCTCTGAAGACTGCATACGCCATGGCTTATTCTCGTCTTATCCTGTTGGCAAAGAGTGGTGCTATAGGTCAGGTGATGTCAGTTGATGCCACGTGCACCAGCATGACGAATCTGGAAATGAGCGACGAGCGTGACATGAAGTATCTTTGGAACAGTATCGGTGCTTGGGGACCTACGGCCTTGCTGCCCATCTTCCAACTGTTAGGCACCAATTACAATAGCAAGATGATTACCACTCACCTGATGGAGGACACAAGCGATTTCGATACCTTCACAAAGATTGCATTCGTTTATCCTCATGCCGTTGCCTCATTGAAAGTAGGTCAGGGCGTGAAATCAGAAGGCGAGTTGGTCATTTCTGGTACTAAAGGCTATATCTATGTACCAGCCCCTTGGTGGAAGACCGACTATTTTGAGGTGCGCTACGAGAATCCTGCCGACAACCGTCGCTACTTCTATCAACTCGATGGTGAAGGCATCCGCTACATGCTGGTTGTTTTCAAGCGTGCCATCCAAACGGGCACCACGGCAGCTTATGTTGACGAACAGACCTCAGCAGCCTTTGTTGATGTTATTAGTGATTTCTACAATAAAAAAGATACGATCATCATTTGA
- the glf gene encoding UDP-galactopyranose mutase — MMYDYLIVGAGLFGATFAYRASRQGKRCLVIDKRPHLGGNVYCEQVEGINVHKYGAHIFHTSNQEVWQFVNHIVPFNRYTNSPVANYQGRLYNLPFNMNTFYQMWGVITPDEAQRMIEAQKQEAQHQLNGGEPSNLEEQALTLVGRDIYEKLIKGYTEKQWGRPCKELPAFIIKRLPVRMVFDNNYFNDSYQGIPIGGYNKLIDGLLEGVETRTNTDFFADRNYWEGVAEKIVFTGKIDEFFDYRFGQLEYRTVNFEQQTLDTPNYQGNAVVNYTEAQVPYTRIIEHKHFEMFGQQVYDVPRTVISREYSMEWKPGMEPYYPINDERNNQLAEQYRQLAHDCPNVIFGGRLAEYRYYDMAPIVEKVLKMKIE; from the coding sequence ATGATGTACGATTACCTAATAGTAGGTGCCGGACTCTTTGGAGCTACTTTTGCCTATAGAGCTTCGCGACAAGGGAAACGCTGTCTGGTTATCGACAAGCGTCCGCACTTGGGCGGCAACGTCTATTGTGAACAGGTGGAGGGCATCAATGTACATAAGTATGGTGCTCACATCTTCCATACCTCGAATCAGGAGGTGTGGCAGTTTGTGAATCATATTGTGCCATTCAACCGCTATACCAACTCGCCTGTGGCCAACTATCAGGGGCGGCTCTATAATCTGCCGTTTAATATGAACACCTTCTATCAGATGTGGGGCGTAATCACACCTGATGAGGCGCAGCGGATGATTGAAGCGCAGAAGCAGGAGGCACAACACCAGTTGAACGGTGGAGAGCCAAGTAATCTGGAGGAACAGGCGCTGACGCTTGTAGGTCGTGATATCTACGAAAAGCTTATCAAAGGTTACACCGAGAAACAATGGGGACGTCCGTGTAAGGAGCTGCCGGCATTCATCATCAAGCGATTGCCCGTTCGTATGGTATTCGATAATAACTATTTTAATGATAGCTATCAAGGCATTCCTATTGGTGGATATAATAAGTTGATTGACGGATTGTTGGAGGGGGTGGAGACACGTACCAACACGGATTTCTTTGCTGACAGAAACTATTGGGAAGGAGTAGCCGAGAAGATTGTGTTCACAGGAAAGATTGATGAGTTCTTTGATTACCGTTTCGGACAGTTGGAGTATCGTACAGTGAACTTTGAACAGCAGACTCTAGACACACCAAACTATCAAGGTAATGCCGTGGTGAACTATACGGAGGCTCAGGTACCCTACACCCGTATTATTGAACATAAGCATTTCGAGATGTTCGGACAGCAGGTCTATGATGTGCCCCGTACAGTGATTTCACGTGAATACAGCATGGAATGGAAACCAGGTATGGAACCTTATTATCCGATTAATGATGAGCGTAATAACCAGTTGGCAGAACAGTATAGGCAATTGGCTCATGACTGTCCGAATGTGATCTTTGGCGGACGGTTAGCGGAATATCGATACTACGACATGGCACCCATCGTGGAGAAGGTGCTGAAAATGAAGATAGAATAA
- a CDS encoding NAD-dependent deacylase: MKKKIVVLTGAGMSVESGLRTFRDADGLWEEYPVQQVATHEGWEADPTLVTNFYNMLRKKCWGVKPNEGHKLVAALEKKYDVTVVTQNVDNLHEQAGSSKVIHLHGELMKVCSSRDVDNPYFQQTLTPDNCEIAPGTKAGDGSLLRPFIVFFGEAVPMISVAAEEAQKADIFIIIGTSLNVYPAAGLVHYVRPGVPIYLIDPNPVSAGDGVKQIQKGASEGMRELTKLLM; the protein is encoded by the coding sequence ATGAAAAAGAAGATTGTTGTTTTAACGGGTGCAGGTATGTCTGTAGAGAGCGGCCTGCGCACATTCCGCGATGCTGACGGGCTATGGGAGGAGTACCCTGTGCAGCAGGTGGCCACTCACGAGGGGTGGGAGGCCGACCCCACTTTAGTAACCAATTTCTATAATATGCTGCGTAAGAAGTGCTGGGGTGTGAAACCCAACGAGGGCCATAAGCTTGTAGCGGCATTAGAGAAAAAATATGATGTAACGGTGGTGACACAGAATGTGGATAATCTGCATGAGCAGGCTGGCTCGTCAAAAGTAATCCACCTGCACGGCGAACTGATGAAGGTCTGTTCGAGTCGTGATGTGGATAATCCTTACTTCCAGCAGACGCTGACACCAGATAATTGTGAGATAGCACCAGGCACAAAGGCTGGCGATGGCTCGCTACTACGCCCCTTCATCGTGTTCTTTGGAGAGGCTGTGCCTATGATATCTGTTGCAGCGGAGGAGGCTCAGAAGGCTGACATCTTTATTATCATCGGTACCAGTCTCAATGTTTATCCTGCTGCAGGACTGGTTCACTATGTGCGCCCTGGTGTGCCCATCTATTTGATTGACCCCAACCCCGTGAGTGCAGGTGATGGTGTGAAGCAAATACAGAAAGGTGCTAGCGAGGGTATGCGTGAACTGACTAAACTGTTGATGTAA
- a CDS encoding DUF3737 family protein: METIKNQHFEGERPLFGKHDLRLEQVTIGDGESAIKECSHIEAKDCHLWGKYPFWHVHKFIIEDCKFDAGARSALWYSDYLLMRNTRIDAPKMFREMHHVHLEDVVINDADETFWRCQFVEANNLELHEGTYPFMFCDYVRINGLKCDSKYVFQYCRNVELRNANIVTKDSFWECENVNIYDSVLDGEYLAWHSKNVRLVNCHLKGEQLLCYADNLVLENCTFDKDCDRVFEYSNVNANISGHIENIKNPTSGHIVADSIGSITIDEFVKEPNSCVIEVKTK; the protein is encoded by the coding sequence ATGGAGACTATAAAGAACCAACATTTTGAGGGCGAACGCCCACTCTTTGGAAAGCACGACTTGCGCCTGGAGCAAGTGACCATTGGCGATGGCGAGAGTGCCATCAAGGAATGTTCACACATTGAAGCCAAAGATTGCCATCTCTGGGGAAAATACCCATTCTGGCACGTTCACAAGTTTATTATAGAGGATTGCAAATTCGATGCTGGCGCACGCTCTGCCCTTTGGTACAGCGACTATCTGCTCATGCGCAACACACGTATTGATGCCCCGAAGATGTTCCGGGAGATGCATCATGTTCATCTGGAAGATGTCGTTATCAACGATGCCGACGAGACGTTCTGGCGCTGTCAGTTTGTTGAAGCAAACAACCTGGAACTTCATGAAGGCACTTATCCTTTTATGTTCTGTGACTATGTACGTATCAACGGCCTGAAATGCGATTCAAAATATGTGTTCCAATACTGTAGGAACGTGGAACTTCGCAATGCCAACATCGTAACAAAGGATTCGTTCTGGGAGTGCGAGAATGTGAACATCTACGACTCTGTGCTCGACGGTGAGTATCTGGCATGGCATTCAAAGAATGTCCGTCTGGTAAACTGCCATCTGAAGGGTGAGCAGTTGTTATGCTATGCCGACAACCTGGTGCTGGAGAATTGCACCTTCGATAAAGACTGCGACCGCGTGTTTGAATACAGTAATGTAAATGCCAACATCAGCGGACATATAGAGAACATCAAGAACCCCACAAGCGGACATATCGTAGCCGACAGCATAGGAAGCATCACCATTGATGAATTTGTGAAAGAGCCTAACAGCTGCGTGATAGAGGTTAAGACAAAATAA
- a CDS encoding MalY/PatB family protein, producing the protein MIMYNFDEITDRRGTGCVKWDETPVPDVIPLWVADMDFKAAPAIQEAIRQRAEHGVFGYTLVEEPYYEAIISWFQRRHNWTIRREEILYTTGVVPAMSVAIKALTMPGEKVLILSPDYNCFFSSIRNNGCEVLESVLRFTRNNHFEVDWQDFEAKCADEKTTVFLLCNPHNPTGRVWTKEELEQMNAICLKHGVKVVSDEIHCELIMPGHTFQPFAAVSEACRENSVVLNSPSKSFNIAGLQIANIICARVDWRRRLDRAININEVCDVNPFGPVALMAAYNESEDWVDELNLYLWDNYKTLCDFAAKHLPQWKIMPLEGTYLPWVDITATGMTSQQYANQVMQDAKVWVNPGTMYGPQSGEGYIRLNIACPRSVLMEALERIKG; encoded by the coding sequence ATTATTATGTATAATTTCGATGAGATAACAGACCGTCGTGGTACAGGCTGCGTGAAGTGGGATGAAACACCCGTTCCTGATGTCATCCCTCTCTGGGTAGCGGATATGGATTTTAAGGCTGCCCCTGCCATTCAGGAGGCTATTCGTCAGCGTGCTGAGCACGGTGTGTTTGGCTACACATTGGTAGAAGAACCTTATTACGAAGCTATTATCTCATGGTTTCAGCGTCGACATAACTGGACTATCCGTCGTGAGGAAATCCTCTATACCACTGGTGTAGTTCCTGCCATGTCAGTAGCCATTAAGGCACTCACGATGCCAGGCGAGAAAGTCCTGATTCTCTCGCCAGATTATAATTGTTTCTTCTCCAGCATCCGCAACAACGGCTGCGAGGTGCTTGAGAGTGTGTTGCGGTTTACCCGCAACAACCATTTCGAGGTCGATTGGCAGGATTTCGAGGCCAAATGTGCCGACGAGAAAACCACCGTCTTCCTGCTCTGCAACCCTCATAACCCCACGGGTCGTGTATGGACTAAGGAAGAACTGGAGCAGATGAACGCCATCTGCCTGAAACACGGCGTGAAGGTGGTGAGCGACGAGATTCACTGCGAGCTCATCATGCCTGGACATACGTTTCAGCCATTTGCTGCCGTCAGTGAGGCGTGCCGCGAGAACAGCGTAGTGCTTAACTCGCCCTCAAAGTCATTCAATATAGCAGGCCTTCAAATAGCCAATATCATCTGCGCGCGTGTCGACTGGCGCCGCCGTCTGGATCGTGCCATTAACATTAATGAGGTGTGCGATGTAAACCCCTTCGGCCCTGTTGCTTTGATGGCTGCCTACAATGAGAGTGAAGACTGGGTAGACGAACTGAACCTATACCTTTGGGATAACTACAAAACGCTTTGCGATTTCGCCGCAAAGCATCTTCCTCAGTGGAAGATTATGCCACTGGAAGGCACCTACCTACCCTGGGTAGATATCACAGCTACAGGGATGACATCACAACAATATGCCAACCAAGTGATGCAAGATGCAAAGGTGTGGGTAAATCCCGGCACGATGTACGGCCCACAGAGCGGCGAGGGTTATATCCGTCTGAATATAGCCTGTCCGCGCAGTGTGCTGATGGAAGCACTGGAAAGAATCAAGGGATAG